The following coding sequences are from one Epinephelus fuscoguttatus linkage group LG7, E.fuscoguttatus.final_Chr_v1 window:
- the LOC125891657 gene encoding rho guanine nucleotide exchange factor 7: MFEISSPMMDSKVFICANVAELQKWMHHIEDRRYKSMAQPMSPSHCALSYLLPCDENWKREELKNYLLQAPIWQWEGSPIQHMGQPGYISVVHIINTHRQGLQERLMVLFPQDLLLLSVDNKRLNVTYEGRLPRHSIRAVERSALPGRLEFELIGELVEPLQVSCSCLEDYRNWMFQLQQPDRNSHVTVSRAAPPIVPKLKRSRKESQEPMITADQCRINGRS; the protein is encoded by the exons ATGTTTGAGATCAGCA GTCCAATGATGGACTCTAAGGTCTTCATATGCGCCAACGTTGCAGAGCTACAGAAATGGATGCACCACATAGAAGACAGGAGATACAAGTCGATGGCACAACCCATGAGCCCCTCCCACTGCGCCCTCTCCTATCTT TTACCCTGCGATGAGAACTGGAAAAGGGAAGAACTAAAAAACTACCTACTACAAGCTCCCATATGGCAGTGGGAGGGCTCACCGATACAGCATATGGGTCAGCCTGGATACATATCTGTCGTCCATATCATCAACACACATAGACAG ggACTCCAAGAAAGACTGATGGTTCTCTTCCCTCAAgacctcctgctgctgtcagttgaCAACAAGCGTCTGAATGTAACATATGAG GGCAGGTTGCCCCGACACAGCATCAGAGCAGTGGAGAGGTCAGCCCTGCCCGGACGGCTGGAGTTTGAACTGATAG GTGAGCTGGTGGAGCCCCTGCAGGTCTCTTGTTCCTGTCTGGAGGATTATCGGAACTGGATGTTTCAGTTACAACAG CCAGACAGAAACAGCCACGTCACTGTGAGCCGTGCTGCACCTCCAATTGTGCCAAAGCTTAAGAGGAGCAGGAAGGAGTCCCAGGAACCGATGATAACAGCTGACCAGTGTCGCATCAACGGGCGCAGCTGA